The Nicotiana tomentosiformis chromosome 2, ASM39032v3, whole genome shotgun sequence genome includes the window TTTGCTCAAACTTGAGGTAAAAGTGAGTGTTTGTTCAAACttgaattaatgtagcccttaggctttatggccgagtgagtatttttctcgaactcgaattaatgtagcctttaggctttatggctgagtgagtgttttgctcgaacttgaagtaagagtagcccttgggcttaatggtcgagtgagtatttgctcgaactcgaattaatgtagctcTTAGGCTTTATGGCCAAGTGagtgttttgctcgaactcgaattaatgtagcccttaggctttatggccgagtgagtgttttgctcgaactcgaagtaagagtagcccctgggcttaatggtcgagtgagtgtttgctcgaactcgaaataagagtagctcttaggcttaatagtcgagtgagtgttttctcgaactcgaagtaagagtagcccataggcttaatggtcgagtgagcgtttgctcaaactcaaaataagagtagcccttaggcttaatggtcgagtgagtgtttgctcgaactcgaagtaagagtagcccttaggcttaatggtcgagtgagtgtttgctcgaactcaaaataagagtagccttaggattaatggtcgagtgagtagcccttaggattaatggtcgagtgagtgttcgctcaaactcaaagtaagagtatcccttaggtttaatggtcgagtgagtgttcgctcaaactcgaagtaagagtagcccttaggcttaatagtcgagtgagtgtttgctcgaactcgaagtaagagtagcccttaggcttaatggtcgagtgagtgtttgctcgaactcgaaataagagtagcccttaggcttgatggtcaagtgagtgtttgctcaaactcgaagtaagagtatcccttaggcttaatggtctagtAAGTGTtcgctcgaactcaaagtaagagtagcccttaggcttaatggtcgagtgagtgtttgctcgaactcgaagtaatagtatcccttaggctttgtaaAGCTTGATCttgttgatttttcggttggtggtccccgatttatggggtacttattcaaactccggtcatggtcggcccttaagcatgtttacataatagatcggGAACATAAAATAGAAGAATctttctgagatatgagatatcggtaaagaagaaatttctctttataagtcattatacatgtgttcatgttttgtgctagggctcgagcaaactacgcgtGCATGGtttgtttgaccatttggcccttacaagtttttcctatcgagaccctgttgccatgaagtaactttcttgcatcgaacttgatatatttgagggcaaTGCCcgccagtattcgaggttgattctaaagaggcctcggatactgtagaattgttctaagttagcacgatcaatggttgcctcattaaaaaccttgccgaaaaacccatttgggacaaaaccggtctaagggaaaaagagtgcaacatatgctttcagacctaaaggcttcgagttgaagaGTCCATCCCCGTTTCTAAttgaacacctgcaagggttaatttcgaaataCAAATAAATGTgggagggtcataccttagcagtagtatcattttaggtgcgacacattccaattggtCGGTAGTTATTTGCCATTTATgatgccgagcttgtaggatcattttccgacgatttcgagaacctaatatggtccttcccagttcggacccagtttcccttcattcgtatttcgggtgttgagggtgactttccttagcaccaagtccccgattttaaaatgtcgaagattggttcttcgattgtagtatctttcgatccgttgtttttgggtggccaattggacgagagcggcCTCTAgtctttcgtccaataattctaggctcgtgttcatggtctcgttattcgactcctttgttgtatatcgaaacctgacgctaGGATCTCCGACCTCAATCgagatcagagcttcggcgccataaaccaacgagaatggcgtTGCTCCGGTACAGTCATCACGAAGAGGGTAGTGGCAGATTTTGTCTGAAACAACATCGTTTGCATATTTGGGATACCGGAGTCAATCATCACTCACAATTCCCATAACCTCAATAAcgacctcatgagagaaatctgTGAGAAGTTCAGAATCGTCCACCGTAATTCCACAGTCTACAGAccgcaaatgaatggagaagTCGAGGTAGCTAACAAGAATATTAAGAGGATTCtgcgaaagatagtggacaataaCAAACAATGGAATGAGAAGCTACACTTCACTTTATTAGGTTATCATACTGccatgagaacatccactggggcaacgccatacatgttggtatacaACACTGGAGCGGTGATACCCGCAGAGGTCGAGATACCGTCTTTAAGAGTCATTCAAGAGGCAAAATTGGACGACGCAGAGTGGATACGGGTCAGGCATgaacaactcatgctcattgacgaGAAAATAATGGATGCAGTATGCCATGGACAGCTATATCAGAACAGGATGGCCATTGCATTTAACAAAAGAGTGAAGTCTCTCCAATTCACACCAGGGCAGTTGGTTCTGAAGAAAATCTTTCCtatcaagaagaagccaaaggaaagtttgcACCAAACTagcaaggtccttacgtggttcacCGAACTATTTGGTGGAGCTCTAATCCtggcagaaatggatggaagagtcaacacgaagcctatcaactcagacgcaatcaAAAAATACTATGCCTGAAGACAAATAGAGTTAGGGTTTTTGATGTAATAGAACTcgttcaacctgacttcccacggagggatacgtaggcaaccttcataggGTTCAGTTTCTCTCTACCCCtttctcttgtaatagaaaaaccaaatatcacttttgtatgTTGCTCAGGATCTAcgccgacttgatttcctcagaaaggaatacgtaggatatcctcatcggattcagtcgtcttttgtaattgtactacgttctggcctgattccacttggatacgtaggctgtttgagtcaaacttggccattttCATTCTTAGCctcatcattttgcatctattgtaatcgaactacgCTTCGACCTGATTCCGTTTTGGACatgtaggcaacctgaaagggttcaGTCATAACCTTAGAAAAtcctttgtaatgcattagttaTAATTTAGGATGCGGTTACAACAATAAGTAGTCACGTTGTCATAGGCATCACAAAAGATCGACATCAACAGAACGAAGTTCTCAAAGGAATACGTTCGCATGTGTAGAACTTTTTGTAACATGTCATAATCTGGAACGACGTCATTTTCTTTAAAAGAAACAAGTACTTTAAAAATGTTTTctagatatatatgtatatgtgtatgtgtgtgtatgtgtgtgtgtatacagTAACTTATTCCATCTACCGAACTTCCTGGCGCAATCATGTCAAAGGCTCGGGCAAACCAACActgtggtcgacacaaaccaactccCCCCTCACACACACACTAAAAGTTTTCTTTGAGTCGAGGGTCAACAGGGAATAAGGAAACTCTGGGACGACACTGGGGCAAATGACGGATCCGCCACTTGCCTAAGATTATCTCTCCTCATTTTTACTTAAAATTTTCTAGTACACTTAAAGCTAACTCTTGAATCCTCTGCAGGTGCCTCGGAATTAGATAGCTGACACATAAATTTGTACATAGCAAACCACATGCTCACATAATCGGAGCATCTTGTACAAAATGAATCGTCGGCTTCATCAATCGAAGTCTTGTATATAGAAAATTGCatgctcaatcaatcggagcacCCTGTATAAATCATACGTCGGCTTCGCCAATCgaagtcctgtatatagcaaactgtcaGCTCAAGCAATTAGAGTGACTTGTACAAATCAAATGGCgaccttgtatatagcaaactacAAACTTCGCCAGCAAAAGCAATTCGCAGCATCGCTCCATCAATCATGTACACCTGGACAGAAAATGGCAAACCGCGTTACCAACGTCCTGCCAATCGATGGCCACAACCTAGCTTCGCAGTCacgagtatctcttgggcatgctttcGTTTCCTTTACTATTACTTTGAATTCTTTGACGTTTTGCTCATGCAACTTTAGGTATGATTACGATTTTTATCAATCACTCCCGAACGGAGAATAATTTACATtttagtgcaaagctctcccaacaagaggAGACGCGCTTAACAAATCAAACTCTCCCAACAAGAGGAGACATCTCTCAGTGCAAAAGCTCCCCCAACAAGCGGGGACGCACTTTACCAATCAAGCCCTCCCAATAAATGGAGACAATTTTCAAATGCTCTGACAGCTGCGGAACGGTTCACAGCCCGGCTAACAAATCGAGTTAGGATCTAGTATCCCATCATCCTAATCCCAAATAATGGTTCGTCGGTAGCCaggcatcatcattcctgcatcagTTACATCGCATCTTAATATATTCTACATTACAATATATTGGTGTGCGTGTATTTCATTTGTTTTGCACGAACAAACCCCTTATCGTGGAACTTTTTCTTAGCAGCCGACCGAACTACAACGCTATGGGGACATCCAACCCAGTAGCGTGCCTAAGATCCCAGCTCATGACGATTAGCGAGCTCGAAATTTTGAATCATTCAAATCAGGCTGCAAAATTCAAGCTACCATGAGAGCCAAACCTTCCGTCTCACCATATCGTCGCAATACGTTACTAGGGCAATTCCTGCGAGTGCCGCTTTCCTAAAATTCCTACTACAGAACTACATGAGGTCTGATTCTcattaagcccgaggtatgtaagcaattcaaagccagaattcggcccAATACACCCGAATATTTCTAGATTCTTCCTCAATTCAATATTGCAATTCACCATTCCCGTTTCTTGCAATACCTGCCTAAAAGTCGAGACgaaattggctttggttcaatttctttgcccgaaaactctttcatcgtttCCGGTCAAATAGGGGCAGCCGTtaacgaccaattttgaccctcccttttaaaattattttatttatacttaatgatttgcaataaatattttcaaagtatTTTTCAGTAATGAATACCTATTTCTAAAAATTAATtcagtattaatttcaaaattaattatttagtaTTAGTATTATGTGATTACAaattatatttactattttaggattattaaaataatttctatatGTAAGTTCTatgattaatttaataaattatttcttaAAATAGTTAATTGGTTTActatttcaataattcaaaattaatatACTAGTGAAGTATTTTTACAAATAATCAATTAACTACAATAATAAGTAGTATTTAACAAATGTAATTTTCTACCACATTTATTAAAAACTATTAAGTTTATTTAACTTAATTTCAAAAGGAATTAAAGACCAAAAGGCCATAATTCCAATTCTTGAATCAATTATAAAATGTCTACCTTTTAAATGATTTTTAGCCCAAATACAAGGCCCAATTCGGACCTGACCCAGTCCAAACACCCATCTCATTCTCCATTTTGGCAATCCATACCACTCTCCCTAAACCAATCACAACGTGCCACATCACTCATGTCTCTTACTCACAAAGAAAGCGCAACAAATCTAGACCGTTGATCTATCAGATCAATGGCCCACGTTTTATCCccaattttctttaatttttgtatCTCCCCAGAGACCTAATATCGACCGTCCAAATCCTATCATCTAACGGCCATCGATTTTCCctatttaaattatttctaaattccTAATTATCAAAATTATCGGAGCCGTTAATCAACAGATCCAACAGCTCCCATTCCATCTCCCTATCTTAACTCAGAGCCGACCAACCTCCCTCCCCAAATCCTAATCATTTCACTCAGAGACCTGGCCGCCTCTCTTTTCTCTCAACCTTACGATCTCAATCAGTCAcacaaaccttgcacaaattagtgCAAAGTCACAAATCGATCAAAGATTTCATTCCTTTGCCTTCTAAATCCGCGAATCTCGCCGATTTCATTCCCATTTCATCACACAAATTTGTAACCCCCAAAAGCTTAACCCTAAACTTAAATATGAAAGCTCAAACTATATGTTAATATTTATTCTATGGTGTTTAATATGTTAATATTTGTCCTCTGTTAGTTTAATTACTACTTGTGTTTAGTTGTCTTGCTATGAGTCTTTAAATGATGGTTGATTAAACTATATGATTGATTCTTGCTGGTCTTATTCCCTGAGTTCCAACAGTCTACATGCTTAAGTTGTTATATGTTCATGTTCACATGAATCTTATAAGCTTTGTTGGCATATTGTAACCTTTATCCTTGCCTATTGCATCTTTGTATCTTGTGAGTTTCTAAAGTTGAACCTATATTCTGATAACTATGATTGAATGAATCTTAAGGTGTTTCAGTTTATATCTCCTATCCTTTAATCTTAAGCAGGAACTCTAAGTATTTATAGGTTATTCCCCTACTCATGTCTGTTAGACTATTTCCGAGTTACTACTATGGTCTTTCATTTTATTTAGTTACTTGTTGCTTCTGTTAATATGATCTTGTTTGAACTAAACCTCTTCTTTCTTCTCTCTGTAATCCTATTGTACACACTGTTAAGGATAATCCATCTTTTCTCATAATGTAATTAGGATTCTCTTCTTTTCTCTCAGTTATAGAGGCTGGTAACTTGATAAACTTAACTTAACTATTTTCTTGATTAATCAACACCCCTCAGCAATATGCTTATTTAGTATTATATCTCATATCTCTTATCTTTAGAGTCATCATGCATCTTTGGAAGGGCTGGCATGCAACTTTATCTTTTAAAGAATCCAGTCATTCTACCATAGTTAAGTGATAACTTGTAAAAAAGGAAGCATGATCATCTTTGTATCTATGTGCTAACTTAGGATTAAGTTTGAGTTAGAACCTATCCTGATGAAATGCCTATCCTTTGTCTGTAACTTTGCTTGATCCAACTCTCAAAATATGTAAGGATTCCTCTATCTGCATAAGGTCATTACTAGCCTGAGATGTTTAAGTAACTAGTTAACTACTGGATGTTATTACTTAATTCCTGGTTATACATTCTGTCCAAAATTATCCTAGTCTCTGCTCTCTTGATAAATTTAAAACCAAGTCTAATCCCTAAAGTCTCATAAGAATCTTTGCTGACACTATCTAAACTTGATGATTTGCTTGAAGTTAATGTCATTAGGAGCATGATGCTTAAGAATTCATTGGCGTAGTCTGTAGGTTAGTGGACCTACTGAGAAAGTTGATCATGTCATAAATACCTTTGAAACCTCTTTATATGATGAATTGTTGTTGTATAACTTTACCTCTTCTTGGAGTATTGCCTTACTATAGGCTTAGCCTTTTGTGACATGTTCATGATATTTCTGATGTTCACCTGTATGAGTTTCAGAATTAGATCTTTAGAATTCATGTGAATTTATGTTTGTCTAGTAATTCAATATAGATTGTATATTCTTATGTTAGGAAGGAAAGTATATTTTGTGGTAGGTAATGCTTTAGCATTTAATTTGCATtggaagggcctcattggcattcAAACCTGTAAAGAAAATATGTTATTAGTGTTTAAGAGTATTTGGGAGTGGGGTTCGACTCTATGTTGGGCTGCCCTCCCCGGCACAAACATTGCcatgggccttgagtcccttgggaattTTAAAGTATCAGGGATCcaaagggggcatcgaccttgagtgggGCTTCCTACTTAACCCTTATTTCATTAACGCATTTAGTTCTTTAAGGGTTtaatgtttaatgacaacgaaaggtttgCAATGTggattatttgctaagtaaagCCACAGCATTAATATAATTTCCTACTGTGTTGATTATTttcttgttttatttatttatccatATATCTGTCATGTGTATTTGAATATGCCGAGAGTGTGGGAATATTTCTAATGaccttattttatttcttttgggCATGTATACATTTGGACTTTGCTCAGTTCTTAAGGAACTAAGGCCCAAACCAGCTTTTGCTACATTTTTGAAGAGTCTAGTCTCGCCATGGCCGCATCTCTCAAGTCGTTGGGCCTACCTTATTAGGGCCCAATCATGAGAGTCCTGTCCTCTCTCCCTACCTCTTTCGTTACTGTTCTTCATTTCCATAGCTTAGTTTACTGCTTTTCATTATCTTTCGCTTACTGCCcttgttgttgtttttatcatatgATGTCCTCTTGtatttaacactcatatattagattatgtgtttttcttttatgctatagtattacatgaaactTAGGCAAACCTTAACTAATATAGGACTTAAAAAGAATAGCTAGTAATTAATCTTCGCCTCCTGCTAATTATAACTTTCCATCTTGCACACTCACTTTTTTTAAAGATTTTTGAAGCTCAGGTCCTTAATCAGAACGGAGCCCGTTTTCAAAGAAAATTAGGAAAGAATCACTGATTTTCACTAACAAGGAATGAAATTAGATTTTCATAAAAAAAGCAGTAACGAACAGTCTCAAATAAATTTTCAAAGACTCGCTTCTTCAAATCTTTTTTTTAGAAAAAACCAAGGTACATTTGAAAATTATCTTTCTTACAAACAACTCTTAAGATTACTCTAGCATCTATTCTTCAATGTACTTACTTTCATGACTTAATAATTACCAGCTTTAAAATCTAGAGTACTTTCAAAACCCTCTTAACTTTCAATAACTCTTTTATAATCCCATACCCTTCTTATGTCTTACACATATACATTCCCTTTAGTATATAGCGAGCCATGTCTTAGTAATAATCaaagcatagtataaataactgAGCCTTtaaattagtctaagtcctatagagctacctcaggtagattttaaggggtgtctaacaccttccccttagaagaacaaaaactcttacccataatctcaccggtttgcAGACCTGTAACGAacataacttagtaattaaattggtacactagtatacctttaaaaattaggtggcgactctctttcatcaacaacagagaaatcacaagttgaatcatgtcttgactagtacaaaatagggtgcaataGCCATCATGGCACTTGGGATTTTGGCTCATGACAGAAAGGCAATGTTTAAGTCTACTACTTTTCCTATTTAGATGCTTATCTGGTGAACAATAAAAGGAATTAAAACGAAAAATGATCTGCCAAAATCGGCGATCATGGGTAATAGATGCTTTTAAAAGATCTGCCAAAGTCATTTAAGATAGTCTTCAATAGAGTCAAAATCATATATCTCTATGAACAGTGtatcaaaatgagagaaataactTTCTTAGATAGATCTTACTTTTGCAGAATCTGGAATGTGTTACACATGTAAAGAAAACATTGAAATAGGACAATGTATCTGCTTgaattggaatataaaatttaattCTTTATCTCATACAAAGCAATGGATAACTATAAAAATATGATGTACGTACTTCAATAAGAACATGATGCTTCTCAGCGGACCCAATTCAATAGCTTGCAAACGTGACATATCCTTACTTCAATGCCGGAACTCTTCTATAGACATTACGGTACAGTCCATAGAATCCTTTTGAATAAAAATCAACATAAAGTATAAAAGATTAGAATTGAATAAGTGACCAACAAATATTAGATTTCATAATTGCATGCTAAGATAATTTGTATCGCACAACGTACAACTTTTTCATTTCTTGGTTCCGTTACTGGCTTTTATTTTTCTTGGGGCAAAGCCATAGATTACATTTTATGAATAGCTTTCAAGGTTCCATAGTGTTTACATTATAATTCAGGGGCTTGGGTTAGTATCTAAAAAGAAAGATATACATTCATGTTGCGTagtctatatatatttttttataaggtGAAAATTTAGTCGCCTTCGTGTCGCATATATAGTTTGTTCTCTATGATATTGAGCACAATTAAACTAAAGACATAGATCGATCATTTGTCTAGTAGTGATAACTTAAACCCAGGAGCAGCAATCCTCAATAACCATTTAAACGTGGTTGTCCTTCGAAAAAGACCCAACACAATAAGACATAATTAAGATGAATATTGTTCATGCAAATCATGATCTATATATCTGCTGCCTCCCTTTTCAACAGTTGTAGCAAAAAATCATTCCAGGTATCAATCGGTCCCGGCAAACACCAGTGGAGGCAGTCAATAAGCACTGTAGCATTCGGCTTTGTCCAACGGCCATATTTACTAGGATGACCATCTGGTCTCAACAACATGGGTCGCGTTACATCAAACAACCTGAATTTCAAACCTCTTTTTCTCCCTTCTTTTTGAGCAATCCTAACTTCTTGCAATTGAATCTTGTAAAACTCCAAGTTATGACTGTCCAATACCATCTCATTCCTCCTAAATGGCCTGGTCTTTGTGCAATCTCCACCGTTACTCCAAGTTCCATTTTCAAAATGGGATGGTTGTTGGCCCAAGTAAAGAATAGTTTTGaaaattgacaaaggaactcaaggaTGAACCAGATCCATTactggtaggcatagacacgggcatattcaaagcacgtgagatgcacatgcaggagataaacgaaatctggcgtaataataaatatctcctgatcgaaaagattgcataattgataaggagaaggactccttactcaacgagaacattatccaagataaggaaggagttaggagttgagattaactagaactcttccaccaaggaagagtagtatTAGAaatctagttattttctactctactaactctataaatcgcaggatgttctcattctacaagtgacgcacaaaagcagaagttaaacgtgaattgagaacaaaatagcaaggcattttgtaagcagttcgtgtgtgattcaagtgtgcgaacctgaaactacatgaaccagatagaagaaaccagctccaagtgtctgtcttttattctagttcaattgtagtaggtgttttcatattgtacctttcagctttatctagaggcaattgtaataggtactcagagtattcaagttagagttaacttgaagttgtcacagcagttagaggctggttgccacaacagAATTAGAGTTAATcttaggtttacaaaagtattttgtaaatgcagtttttggctccgtgatttagtgaagagttttgggaaaatcctactgggaagtaggtcgtgattttttcaccttttgagccagatgttttccacataaaatacttgtgttctttaatttctgcatttattatttcgcaacagtagtataaggaacacatagaagaaccaggtccttccataatctgtgcacgcgaaaaattggacatcacacaaatcaccccctcttgtgtggcaGTGAAGTTAAAACATTAATGGTGCAAATGTCCTCAAAAATATCACACCATTGTAATTTTGCAGGCTATTTATGGCCCGAAAAGCCATCTGAAATGCCCTCCGATAACTGAAATATGATGTCAAATGGCTAACATTGGACTGGGAACAGTCTAGGCAACCAACGAGGCGGTGGTTTAAGTAAAACATGGGTGGATGGAAGAACCAGTGGCCGGCGGAGATGATCACATAATCGAAACTTTGGATTTTGGTCGTCCAAGATTCGTCTATTTCATCGAGATATAAATCAAAAACTGTTTCTGCACTAACCAAATGGGGTGAATAAAGCAGTGACATATTGAAGTTGTATTCTCTGTATTCGCAACGTTTCATTTCGTCTGATGTTACAGGGTTTGCATGCACCTGAAAGAAAGAAATTATCGCTTGACGgcctaaaaatatatttatactatCAGGTAACATATATAAGAAATAATTAGGTAACAGGATATATATGATAAGTGTGATGAATTACCAAAAAGATAATGTAAGTGATCTACTGACGTGCACTTATAGCATATAAAAACAATTACGCTATACAAATAAAAGTCCTAGTATGTGTTTTATTTTAAATAAGTCTTTTACTAACCCCAAAAAAAGGATCTTACAAGAGCTCGTCTTCTGT containing:
- the LOC104091111 gene encoding uncharacterized protein; its protein translation is MNGEVEVANKNIKRILRKIVDNNKQWNEKLHFTLLGYHTAMRTSTGATPYMLVYNTGAVIPAEVEIPSLRVIQEAKLDDAEWIRVRHEQLMLIDEKIMDAVCHGQLYQNRMAIAFNKRVKSLQFTPGQLVLKKIFPIKKKPKESLHQTSKVLTWFTELFGGALILAEMDGRVNTKPINSDAIKKYYA
- the LOC104091110 gene encoding protein trichome birefringence-like 19; the protein is MKRCEYREYNFNMSLLYSPHLVSAETVFDLYLDEIDESWTTKIQSFDYVIISAGHWFFHPPMFYLNHRLVGCLDCSQSNVSHLTSYFSYRRAFQMAFRAINSLQNYNGVIFLRTFAPSHFENGTWSNGGDCTKTRPFRRNEMVLDSHNLEFYKIQLQEVRIAQKEGRKRGLKFRLFDVTRPMLLRPDGHPSKYGRWTKPNATVLIDCLHWCLPGPIDTWNDFLLQLLKREAADI